Proteins encoded by one window of Zerene cesonia ecotype Mississippi chromosome 8, Zerene_cesonia_1.1, whole genome shotgun sequence:
- the LOC119828787 gene encoding phytanoyl-CoA dioxygenase, peroxisomal-like, producing the protein MGRLTKEQIKFYKDNGFIVLKKLIKGQELERLSEEYDKLFKRKNDGKLESAWVGSEENHRVSDSPYTVKGIHNLQMHHAVFGKYLYNDDLLDAMEDIMGTKNIALHHTKAHYKPPEKGAAYPMHQDYPYFPFANDSMTAAVLFLDDADVENGTLFVWPGSHKLGPIEDVGPKEGSNFHYVDQKKFPIEKAMPVVVEAGDVVVFSYLTLHGSTPNLSKRPRRMLLAQMYEAHDKPVGGEPGQPGKGWLLRGVNLDRDATVTDRAKE; encoded by the exons ATGGGTAGGCTTACAaaagaacaaattaaattttataaggacAATGGTTTCATAGTGTTGAAGAAGCTTATTAAGGGGCAGGAGTTAGAGCGGTTGTCGGAGGAGTACGATAAATTGTTTAAGAGGAAAAACGATGGGAAGTTGGAAAGTGCCTGGGTGGGAAGCGAGGAGAATCACAGAGTTAGCGATAGCCCATACACA GTGAAAGGTATCCACAACCTGCAAATGCATCACGCTGTGTTCGGCAAGTATTTGTACAACGATGATCTACTCGACGCTATGGAGGACATAATGGGGACCAAAAACATAGCCCTGCACCACACCAAGGCTCACTACAAGCCGCCGGAGAAGGGAGCCGCCTATCCAATGCATCAG GATTACCCCTACTTCCCATTTGCCAATGATTCTATGACAGCGGCTGTTCTATTCCTCGATGATGCTGACGTAGAAAACGGCACCCTCTTCGTTTGGCCCGGTTCCCACAAACTGGGGCCCATTGAAGATGTGGGGCCTAAGGAAGGCAGTAACTTCCACTACGTTGATCAG AAAAAGTTCCCCATTGAGAAAGCAATGCCCGTGGTGGTAGAAGCTGGTGACGTGGTGGTGTTCAGCTACCTGACCCTCCACGGTAGCACCCCCAATCTCTCCAAGCGCCCGCGCCGCATGCTCCTCGCTCAGATGTACGAAGCTCATGATAAACCAGTGGGTGGGGAGCCTGGTCAGCCCGGCAAGGGTTGGCTCCTCCGAGGCGTGAATCTGGATAGAGACGCTACTGTCACTGACAGGGCGAAGGAATAA